Proteins found in one Zea mays cultivar B73 chromosome 1, Zm-B73-REFERENCE-NAM-5.0, whole genome shotgun sequence genomic segment:
- the LOC100191647 gene encoding BTB/POZ and MATH domain-containing protein 2, whose product MSMSSPTVQVSSSSSSIIATTAVGSHVLKIDGYSRTKGLATGIHLKSCSFRVGGHSWHLAYLPNGDCAQTADYISLYLVLEDAPANRTPALAQLSVGLLDRAGKPVPSLTKTLPVNRFNAPGSYWGFNTFIRREALEKSRHLKDDSFCVRCDVCVVTQFRAEDAAARAAAASVAFVRVPPPDLSQNLGELLRSELGADVRFRVDGEEFAAHRCVLAVRSPVFQAQLFGAMKEASLSAREVQIDEMRADVFRNLLHFIYTDALPKSEPQEEEALMAQHLLVAADRYGMERLKLVCEDILCRHIDVSTAATTLALAEQHQCQGLKEACFQFLKKSPGSLNDVMATDGFDHLANSCPSIIKELMSRLAAAHYSN is encoded by the coding sequence ATGTCGATGTCCTCGCCCACGGTCCAGGTTTCGTCTTCATCGTCCTCCATCATCGCCACCACCGCTGTCGGCTCGCACGTGCTCAAGATCGACGGCTACTCGCGCACCAAGGGCCTCGCCACCGGCATCCACCTCAAGTCCTGCTCGTTCCGCGTCGGCGGCCACTCCTGGCACCTCGCTTACCTCCCCAACGGCGACTGCGCGCAGACGGCCGACTACATCTCGCTCTACCTCGTTCTCGAGGACGCACCCGCCAACCGCACCCCCGCGCTCGCGCAGCTCAGCGTCGGCCTTCTCGACCGTGCCGGCAAGCCGGTGCCGTCCCTCACCAAGACCCTCCCCGTGAACCGGTTCAACGCCCCCGGCTCGTACTGGGGCTTCAACACCTTCATCCGGAGGGAAGCGCTGGAGAAGTCGAGGCACCTCAAGGACGACTCCTTCTGCGTCCGCTGCGACGTCTGCGTCGTCACCCAGTTCCGCGCCGAGGACGCCGCCGCCAGAGCCGCGGCCGCCTCCGTCGCGTTCGTCCGCGTTCCGCCGCCGGACCTGTCGCAGAACTTGGGCGAACTCCTGCGGAGCGAGCTGGGCGCCGACGTGCGCTTCCGGGTGGACGGGGAGGAGTTCGCGGCGCATCGCTGCGTGCTCGCGGTGAGGTCGCCCGTGTTCCAGGCCCAGCTGTTCGGCGCCATGAAGGAGGCGTCTCTTTCCGCCAGGGAggtgcagatagatgagatgaggGCGGACGTGTTCAGGAACCTGCTGCACTTCATCTACACCGACGCgctgcccaagtccgagccccagGAAGAAGAGGCCCTTATGGCTCAGCACCTGCTCGTCGCCGCCGACAGGTATGGCATGGAGAGGCTCAAACTCGTCTGCGAGGACATCTTGTGCAGGCACATCGACGTCAGTACCGCGGCCACCACGCTGGCCCTTGCTGAGcagcaccaatgccaggggctcaagGAAGCATGCTTTCAGTTCCTCAAGAAGTCTCCTGGGTCGCTGAATGATGTCATGGCAACTGATGGATTTGACCATCTGGCCAACAGCTGCCCGTCCATTATAAAGGAGTTGATGTCTAGACTTGCTGCTGCCCATTATTCCAACTGA